A window of the Dyadobacter pollutisoli genome harbors these coding sequences:
- a CDS encoding NADH-quinone oxidoreductase subunit C — MLSNQEVAEALLEKFGDQVFDFEEPYGLLTLSTTREEILPILEYLRDHKTYQVIFLTDLTGVQYPDNTGKEFMVVYHMHSFVHNFRIRIKVSISEADIHIPTATGLFACANWMERETYDFFGILFDGHPNLTRILNIEEMDYFPMRKEYPLEDATREDKIDALFGR, encoded by the coding sequence ATGCTAAGTAACCAGGAGGTAGCCGAAGCGCTTTTGGAAAAATTTGGTGATCAGGTTTTTGACTTTGAAGAACCATACGGACTTCTGACATTGTCGACAACCCGTGAAGAGATCCTTCCGATTCTTGAATATTTGCGCGATCACAAAACTTATCAGGTCATTTTTTTGACAGACCTGACAGGCGTGCAGTATCCCGATAATACCGGCAAAGAGTTCATGGTAGTTTATCACATGCACAGCTTCGTGCATAATTTCCGCATCAGGATTAAAGTATCCATTTCTGAGGCTGACATTCACATTCCGACTGCGACGGGTTTATTTGCTTGCGCCAACTGGATGGAAAGAGAAACATACGACTTTTTTGGTATCTTGTTTGACGGACATCCGAACCTGACACGTATCCTCAACATTGAAGAAATGGATTATTTCCCGATGAGAAAAGAGTATCCGCTCGAAGATGCTACCCGCGAAGATAAAATAGATGCCCTTTTTGGCCGATGA
- a CDS encoding T9SS type A sorting domain-containing protein, whose protein sequence is MRYRIILPVVAKALLLVCAISSTVFSQIKITSPTFQAVYQQDLTGQREITVSGTFTVPMDKVEIRAVPVAQGQGFELPWQDLQVAPKGGVFAGNIKLLGGWYTLEVRAVSDGKIVGRDVLARMGVGEVFIIAGQSNAQGLKKYPGPGANDDRVIYISNYENDELGQYNDLLTDPVPPVFSKITDGLKTMSPRGQTPWCWGLLGDMLVAKLNVPVVFINVAWEGTAIENWSYSAQGKTTKNKYGGFTYVPQMPYANLRIAARNYGNQYGLRAILWMQGEADSRFNTPAAFYRDQLQLIINKLSTETNKRITWVIARTSRTSPDTIQPARVNPEIIAAQNAVLDTKFNPTYPGPETDPLDPLRPVDKTHFIGLQALTILANAWNESLDANFFSTVPPAGPAPIPTITAACVTENNAVSITLPAGYASYEWSTGERTNTIKVSGAGTYRATVRDDVGNSILTSVVVLDNGAKPVQPSILQQGQQQACADSSFQFAVAEGSDIYTWYKEGSTTALATGATAKISQTGNYFVKAQNIFGCVSENSPVSSLVIRPKISKPVIAASGPFSITASITEPGLNEQFLWRRPGSETDTTAAIIKILKTGTYSTKAKVVFTIGDNALTCYSDTAAHDFKTNEQNEVVIYPNPSQGSFVYIESRDNIQDAVVTLFDIFGRVIKTTTPRLLNSRLQIEVGHLPTGKYILRVTGQGQSLTKQIVIR, encoded by the coding sequence ATGCGTTATAGAATTATTCTTCCGGTAGTGGCAAAGGCATTGCTGTTGGTTTGTGCCATCTCATCAACGGTATTTTCTCAAATTAAAATTACTTCTCCTACTTTCCAGGCTGTTTATCAACAAGATCTTACAGGCCAGAGAGAAATTACCGTCTCCGGTACTTTTACAGTTCCAATGGACAAAGTAGAAATTCGGGCTGTGCCGGTAGCCCAAGGTCAGGGCTTTGAGCTGCCATGGCAGGATTTGCAGGTTGCACCGAAAGGAGGCGTTTTTGCAGGTAATATTAAGCTTTTGGGAGGATGGTATACATTGGAAGTGAGAGCGGTTTCTGACGGTAAAATTGTAGGAAGAGATGTTCTCGCCAGAATGGGCGTGGGAGAGGTTTTTATCATTGCCGGACAATCCAATGCGCAGGGACTTAAGAAATATCCGGGGCCTGGCGCCAATGACGACAGGGTCATTTATATTTCAAACTATGAAAATGACGAGCTCGGTCAATATAACGACTTATTAACAGACCCGGTCCCACCTGTTTTTTCGAAAATTACCGACGGATTGAAAACAATGTCGCCCCGGGGTCAAACTCCCTGGTGCTGGGGGCTTTTGGGAGATATGCTAGTCGCCAAACTAAACGTTCCCGTAGTATTTATCAATGTTGCATGGGAAGGGACAGCAATTGAAAACTGGTCTTACAGCGCACAGGGCAAAACTACCAAGAACAAATACGGAGGCTTCACGTATGTGCCTCAGATGCCCTATGCCAATCTTCGTATAGCAGCTCGAAACTATGGAAATCAGTATGGGTTAAGAGCCATTTTGTGGATGCAAGGTGAAGCAGATTCAAGGTTTAATACCCCTGCTGCTTTTTACCGTGACCAGCTTCAGTTAATCATTAATAAGTTATCGACTGAAACCAACAAGAGAATTACCTGGGTGATCGCCCGTACCAGCAGAACATCGCCTGATACAATACAACCAGCCAGAGTAAACCCGGAAATCATTGCAGCCCAAAATGCTGTTTTGGATACAAAGTTCAATCCGACCTATCCTGGTCCCGAAACCGATCCGCTTGACCCATTAAGACCAGTAGATAAAACTCACTTCATTGGTTTACAAGCATTAACTATACTAGCTAATGCTTGGAATGAAAGCCTTGATGCCAATTTCTTCTCTACCGTACCTCCGGCCGGCCCAGCACCAATTCCTACTATCACAGCGGCGTGTGTAACCGAAAATAATGCAGTTTCCATAACACTTCCAGCAGGCTATGCGTCCTACGAATGGAGCACAGGAGAAAGAACCAATACCATAAAGGTTTCAGGAGCCGGCACATATCGCGCAACGGTTCGCGATGACGTAGGCAACTCTATCCTTACATCAGTAGTCGTACTCGACAACGGTGCGAAACCTGTTCAGCCTAGTATTTTACAGCAGGGACAGCAACAGGCTTGCGCGGATTCGTCATTTCAGTTTGCAGTAGCGGAAGGCAGTGACATTTACACCTGGTACAAAGAAGGCAGTACTACTGCCCTTGCAACCGGCGCAACAGCTAAAATCAGCCAAACTGGCAACTATTTCGTAAAAGCTCAGAATATTTTTGGTTGTGTATCCGAGAATTCACCCGTATCCTCTTTGGTGATTCGGCCTAAAATCTCGAAACCAGTTATCGCAGCTTCCGGGCCTTTCAGCATTACTGCCAGCATCACAGAACCAGGCCTTAACGAGCAGTTTTTGTGGAGAAGACCCGGATCTGAAACTGATACGACCGCAGCGATCATCAAGATTTTAAAGACAGGTACTTATTCAACAAAAGCAAAAGTTGTGTTCACCATAGGCGACAATGCTCTTACCTGTTACTCCGATACTGCCGCCCACGATTTCAAAACAAACGAACAGAATGAGGTAGTGATCTATCCAAATCCAAGCCAGGGAAGCTTTGTTTACATTGAATCAAGAGACAATATTCAGGATGCAGTAGTGACACTTTTCGATATTTTCGGAAGAGTGATCAAAACTACAACCCCCCGGTTGTTGAACAGCCGTTTACAAATTGAGGTAGGCCACCTGCCGACGGGCAAATATATCCTCCGAGTAACCGGTCAGGGGCAGAGCCTTACCAAGCAAATTGTAATCAGATAA
- a CDS encoding NADH-quinone oxidoreductase subunit A, with amino-acid sequence MKNTYFPSDYLPILVQFLLAAGFIGGTMIVTHLIGPSRKSKLKDDPFECGIESVGDARTPISVKYFLVAILFVLFDVEVIFMYPWAVNFKDLGMFGFVEMLLFMALLLSGFYYVIRKGVLNWEE; translated from the coding sequence ATGAAAAACACTTATTTCCCTTCCGATTATCTACCCATTTTAGTCCAATTCTTACTGGCTGCGGGATTCATTGGCGGAACCATGATCGTAACACACCTCATTGGTCCCAGCCGTAAAAGCAAACTGAAAGATGATCCGTTCGAATGCGGTATCGAATCAGTAGGTGATGCCCGGACACCGATATCAGTAAAATACTTTTTGGTTGCAATCCTTTTTGTCCTTTTTGATGTCGAGGTGATATTTATGTATCCATGGGCTGTTAATTTTAAGGACCTAGGAATGTTTGGTTTCGTTGAAATGTTATTGTTTATGGCTTTGCTGCTTTCTGGTTTCTACTACGTAATCCGCAAGGGTGTACTAAACTGGGAAGAGTAA
- a CDS encoding NADH-quinone oxidoreductase subunit B, whose amino-acid sequence MKEVTIVEAPQGHSGSGFFATSFDEAIGLARSYSLWPLPFATSCCGIEFMATMGAHYDISRFGSERPSFSPRQADLLMVMGTIAKKMAPVVKQVYLQMAEPRWVMAVGACASSGGIFDTYSVLQGIDRIIPVDVYVPGCPPRPEQIIDGLMQIQYLAQNEKLRRRNTDEYQELLASYNIQ is encoded by the coding sequence ATGAAAGAAGTAACGATAGTGGAGGCTCCGCAAGGACATAGCGGATCTGGTTTTTTTGCAACTTCATTTGATGAAGCGATCGGTCTGGCCCGCAGTTATTCGCTGTGGCCTTTGCCTTTTGCCACTTCCTGCTGTGGAATCGAATTCATGGCTACTATGGGAGCACATTACGATATATCACGTTTCGGTTCTGAAAGACCAAGCTTTTCCCCACGCCAGGCTGACTTGTTGATGGTAATGGGAACGATAGCGAAGAAAATGGCGCCTGTTGTGAAGCAAGTGTACCTTCAAATGGCTGAACCCCGCTGGGTAATGGCTGTTGGTGCTTGCGCATCCAGCGGCGGGATCTTCGATACTTACAGCGTTTTGCAGGGTATCGACAGAATTATACCTGTGGATGTATACGTACCCGGCTGCCCGCCCAGGCCTGAGCAGATCATTGACGGTTTGATGCAGATACAATATCTCGCTCAAAATGAGAAACTTCGCCGCCGGAACACCGACGAATATCAGGAATTATTAGCATCATATAATATTCAATAA